From Poecile atricapillus isolate bPoeAtr1 chromosome Z, bPoeAtr1.hap1, whole genome shotgun sequence, one genomic window encodes:
- the LOC131593022 gene encoding 6-phosphofructo-2-kinase/fructose-2,6-bisphosphatase 3 isoform X1: MPMELTQSRIQKIWLPNDNRPALPRRSCGPQLANSPTVIVMVGLPARGKTYISKKLTRYLNWIGVPTKVFNVGEYRREAVKHYSSYDFFRPDNEEAMKVRRQCAMAALRDVKLYLTEEAGQIAVFDATNTTRERRGMILNFAKENGFKVFFIESVCNDPNVVATNVMEVKLSSPDYRDCNSTDAMEDFMKRINCYQASYQPLDPDDYDRELSLIKVIDVGRRFLVNRVQDHIQSRIVYYLMNIHVQPRTIYLCRHGESEFNLKGRIGGDSGLSNRGKKFAVALNKFVEEQNLKDLKIWTSQLKRTIQTAEALQLPYEQWKALNEIDAGVCEEMTYEEIREQHPEEFALRDQDKYYYRYPSGESYQDLVQRLEPVIMELERQENVLVICHQAVMRCLLAYFLDKSADEMPYLKCPLHTVLKLTPVAYGCRVESISLNIEAVNTHRDRPEEAKKGPNPLMRRNSVTPLASPEPTKKPRINSFEEHVAVSSALPGCVPQEVPTQMPGQNMSNSQKPS; the protein is encoded by the exons atgcccATGGAGCTGACGCAAAGCCGCATCCAGAAGATTTGGCTTCCCAATGACAACCGCCCTGCGCTGCCCCGCCGCT CCTGTGGGCCTCAGCTTGCCAATTCCCCCACTGTGATTGTCATGGTTGGCCTCCCAGCCCGTGGCAAGACCTACATCTCCAAGAAGCTGACTCGCTACCTCAACTGGATTGGTGTCCCCACAAAAG TTTTCAACGTTGGGGAGTATCGCCGCGAGGCCGTGAAGCATTACAGCTCCTATGACTTCTTCCGTCCTGACAACGAGGAAGCCATGAAAGTCAGGAG GCAATGTGCCATGGCTGCCTTGAGGGATGTGAAGTTGTACCTGACGGAGGAGGCCGGGCAGATTGCG GTTTTTGATGCCACCAATACcacaagggagaggagagggatgaTCCTAAACTTTGCCAAAGAGAACGGATTCAAG GTGTTTTTCATTGAATCTGTCTGCAATGATCCCAACGTAGTTGCCACCAACGTTATG gAAGTCAAATTGTCCAGCCCAGATTACCGGGACTGTAATTCCACCGATGCCATGGAGGATTTCATGAAGAGGATCAATTGTTACCAAGCCAGCTACCAGCCCCTTGACCCTGATGACTATGACAG ggaaCTTTCTCTCATCAAAGTCATCGATGTTGGCCGGCGGTTCCTGGTCAACAGGGTTCAGGATCACATCCAGAGCAGGATTGTTTATTACCTGATGAACATCCACGTCCAGCCCCGCACCATTTACCTCTGTCGGCATGGCGAGAGCGAGTTCAACCTCAAGGGGAGGATTGGAGGAGACTCTGGCCTCTCCAACAGGGGCAAGAAg TTTGCAGTGGCACTGAACAAATTTGTGGAAGAGCAAAACCTGAAGGACCTCAAAATTTGGACCAGCCAGCTAAAGAGGACAATCCAAACAGCAGAAGCTCTCCAGCTGCCCTATGAGCAGTGGAAGGCACTGAATGAAATTGATGCT GGTGTGTGTGAAGAAATGACCTATGAAGAAATCAGGGAGCAACATCCAGAGGAATTTGCTCTGCGTGATCAGGATAAATATTACTACCGTTATCCTTCTGGGGAG TCCTACCAAGACCTGGTGCAGCGCCTGGAGCCAGTCATCATGGAGCTGGAGAGGCAAGAAAACGTCCTTGTCATCTGCCACCAGGCTGTCATGCGCTGTCTCCTGGCGTACTTCCTGGACAAGAGTGCAG ATGAAATGCCCTACCTGAAATGTCCCCTGCACACAGTGTTGAAGCTGACTCCGGTAGCCTATG gCTGCCGCGTCGAGTCCATCTCACTGAACATTGAAGCAGTCAACACCCACAGAGATCGGCCAGAG GAAGCAAAGAAGGGACCTAACCCGCTCATGAGACGTAATAGCGTTACCCCTCTAGCAAGCCCAGAGCCCACCAAAAAACCTCGCATCAACAGCTTTGAGGAGCATGTGGCTGTTTCTTCTGCCCTGCCAGGCTGTGTTCCTCAGGAAGTGCCCACGCAGATGCCGGGACAA
- the LOC131593022 gene encoding 6-phosphofructo-2-kinase/fructose-2,6-bisphosphatase 3 isoform X3: MVGLPARGKTYISKKLTRYLNWIGVPTKVFNVGEYRREAVKHYSSYDFFRPDNEEAMKVRRQCAMAALRDVKLYLTEEAGQIAVFDATNTTRERRGMILNFAKENGFKVFFIESVCNDPNVVATNVMEVKLSSPDYRDCNSTDAMEDFMKRINCYQASYQPLDPDDYDRELSLIKVIDVGRRFLVNRVQDHIQSRIVYYLMNIHVQPRTIYLCRHGESEFNLKGRIGGDSGLSNRGKKFAVALNKFVEEQNLKDLKIWTSQLKRTIQTAEALQLPYEQWKALNEIDAGVCEEMTYEEIREQHPEEFALRDQDKYYYRYPSGESYQDLVQRLEPVIMELERQENVLVICHQAVMRCLLAYFLDKSADEMPYLKCPLHTVLKLTPVAYGCRVESISLNIEAVNTHRDRPEEAKKGPNPLMRRNSVTPLASPEPTKKPRINSFEEHVAVSSALPGCVPQEVPTQMPGQPLLGKACLRPVCHFLKVFSLLIFPR; encoded by the exons ATGGTTGGCCTCCCAGCCCGTGGCAAGACCTACATCTCCAAGAAGCTGACTCGCTACCTCAACTGGATTGGTGTCCCCACAAAAG TTTTCAACGTTGGGGAGTATCGCCGCGAGGCCGTGAAGCATTACAGCTCCTATGACTTCTTCCGTCCTGACAACGAGGAAGCCATGAAAGTCAGGAG GCAATGTGCCATGGCTGCCTTGAGGGATGTGAAGTTGTACCTGACGGAGGAGGCCGGGCAGATTGCG GTTTTTGATGCCACCAATACcacaagggagaggagagggatgaTCCTAAACTTTGCCAAAGAGAACGGATTCAAG GTGTTTTTCATTGAATCTGTCTGCAATGATCCCAACGTAGTTGCCACCAACGTTATG gAAGTCAAATTGTCCAGCCCAGATTACCGGGACTGTAATTCCACCGATGCCATGGAGGATTTCATGAAGAGGATCAATTGTTACCAAGCCAGCTACCAGCCCCTTGACCCTGATGACTATGACAG ggaaCTTTCTCTCATCAAAGTCATCGATGTTGGCCGGCGGTTCCTGGTCAACAGGGTTCAGGATCACATCCAGAGCAGGATTGTTTATTACCTGATGAACATCCACGTCCAGCCCCGCACCATTTACCTCTGTCGGCATGGCGAGAGCGAGTTCAACCTCAAGGGGAGGATTGGAGGAGACTCTGGCCTCTCCAACAGGGGCAAGAAg TTTGCAGTGGCACTGAACAAATTTGTGGAAGAGCAAAACCTGAAGGACCTCAAAATTTGGACCAGCCAGCTAAAGAGGACAATCCAAACAGCAGAAGCTCTCCAGCTGCCCTATGAGCAGTGGAAGGCACTGAATGAAATTGATGCT GGTGTGTGTGAAGAAATGACCTATGAAGAAATCAGGGAGCAACATCCAGAGGAATTTGCTCTGCGTGATCAGGATAAATATTACTACCGTTATCCTTCTGGGGAG TCCTACCAAGACCTGGTGCAGCGCCTGGAGCCAGTCATCATGGAGCTGGAGAGGCAAGAAAACGTCCTTGTCATCTGCCACCAGGCTGTCATGCGCTGTCTCCTGGCGTACTTCCTGGACAAGAGTGCAG ATGAAATGCCCTACCTGAAATGTCCCCTGCACACAGTGTTGAAGCTGACTCCGGTAGCCTATG gCTGCCGCGTCGAGTCCATCTCACTGAACATTGAAGCAGTCAACACCCACAGAGATCGGCCAGAG GAAGCAAAGAAGGGACCTAACCCGCTCATGAGACGTAATAGCGTTACCCCTCTAGCAAGCCCAGAGCCCACCAAAAAACCTCGCATCAACAGCTTTGAGGAGCATGTGGCTGTTTCTTCTGCCCTGCCAGGCTGTGTTCCTCAGGAAGTGCCCACGCAGATGCCGGGACAA
- the LOC131593022 gene encoding 6-phosphofructo-2-kinase/fructose-2,6-bisphosphatase 3 isoform X2 has translation MPMELTQSRIQKIWLPNDNRPALPRRSCGPQLANSPTVIVMVGLPARGKTYISKKLTRYLNWIGVPTKVFNVGEYRREAVKHYSSYDFFRPDNEEAMKVRRQCAMAALRDVKLYLTEEAGQIAVFDATNTTRERRGMILNFAKENGFKVFFIESVCNDPNVVATNVMEVKLSSPDYRDCNSTDAMEDFMKRINCYQASYQPLDPDDYDRELSLIKVIDVGRRFLVNRVQDHIQSRIVYYLMNIHVQPRTIYLCRHGESEFNLKGRIGGDSGLSNRGKKFAVALNKFVEEQNLKDLKIWTSQLKRTIQTAEALQLPYEQWKALNEIDAGVCEEMTYEEIREQHPEEFALRDQDKYYYRYPSGESYQDLVQRLEPVIMELERQENVLVICHQAVMRCLLAYFLDKSADEMPYLKCPLHTVLKLTPVAYGCRVESISLNIEAVNTHRDRPEEAKKGPNPLMRRNSVTPLASPEPTKKPRINSFEEHVAVSSALPGCVPQEVPTQMPGQPLLGKACLT, from the exons atgcccATGGAGCTGACGCAAAGCCGCATCCAGAAGATTTGGCTTCCCAATGACAACCGCCCTGCGCTGCCCCGCCGCT CCTGTGGGCCTCAGCTTGCCAATTCCCCCACTGTGATTGTCATGGTTGGCCTCCCAGCCCGTGGCAAGACCTACATCTCCAAGAAGCTGACTCGCTACCTCAACTGGATTGGTGTCCCCACAAAAG TTTTCAACGTTGGGGAGTATCGCCGCGAGGCCGTGAAGCATTACAGCTCCTATGACTTCTTCCGTCCTGACAACGAGGAAGCCATGAAAGTCAGGAG GCAATGTGCCATGGCTGCCTTGAGGGATGTGAAGTTGTACCTGACGGAGGAGGCCGGGCAGATTGCG GTTTTTGATGCCACCAATACcacaagggagaggagagggatgaTCCTAAACTTTGCCAAAGAGAACGGATTCAAG GTGTTTTTCATTGAATCTGTCTGCAATGATCCCAACGTAGTTGCCACCAACGTTATG gAAGTCAAATTGTCCAGCCCAGATTACCGGGACTGTAATTCCACCGATGCCATGGAGGATTTCATGAAGAGGATCAATTGTTACCAAGCCAGCTACCAGCCCCTTGACCCTGATGACTATGACAG ggaaCTTTCTCTCATCAAAGTCATCGATGTTGGCCGGCGGTTCCTGGTCAACAGGGTTCAGGATCACATCCAGAGCAGGATTGTTTATTACCTGATGAACATCCACGTCCAGCCCCGCACCATTTACCTCTGTCGGCATGGCGAGAGCGAGTTCAACCTCAAGGGGAGGATTGGAGGAGACTCTGGCCTCTCCAACAGGGGCAAGAAg TTTGCAGTGGCACTGAACAAATTTGTGGAAGAGCAAAACCTGAAGGACCTCAAAATTTGGACCAGCCAGCTAAAGAGGACAATCCAAACAGCAGAAGCTCTCCAGCTGCCCTATGAGCAGTGGAAGGCACTGAATGAAATTGATGCT GGTGTGTGTGAAGAAATGACCTATGAAGAAATCAGGGAGCAACATCCAGAGGAATTTGCTCTGCGTGATCAGGATAAATATTACTACCGTTATCCTTCTGGGGAG TCCTACCAAGACCTGGTGCAGCGCCTGGAGCCAGTCATCATGGAGCTGGAGAGGCAAGAAAACGTCCTTGTCATCTGCCACCAGGCTGTCATGCGCTGTCTCCTGGCGTACTTCCTGGACAAGAGTGCAG ATGAAATGCCCTACCTGAAATGTCCCCTGCACACAGTGTTGAAGCTGACTCCGGTAGCCTATG gCTGCCGCGTCGAGTCCATCTCACTGAACATTGAAGCAGTCAACACCCACAGAGATCGGCCAGAG GAAGCAAAGAAGGGACCTAACCCGCTCATGAGACGTAATAGCGTTACCCCTCTAGCAAGCCCAGAGCCCACCAAAAAACCTCGCATCAACAGCTTTGAGGAGCATGTGGCTGTTTCTTCTGCCCTGCCAGGCTGTGTTCCTCAGGAAGTGCCCACGCAGATGCCGGGACAA
- the LOC131593022 gene encoding 6-phosphofructo-2-kinase/fructose-2,6-bisphosphatase 3 isoform X4, whose translation MPMELTQSRIQKIWLPNDNRPALPRRSCGPQLANSPTVIVMVGLPARGKTYISKKLTRYLNWIGVPTKVFNVGEYRREAVKHYSSYDFFRPDNEEAMKVRRQCAMAALRDVKLYLTEEAGQIAVFDATNTTRERRGMILNFAKENGFKVFFIESVCNDPNVVATNVMEVKLSSPDYRDCNSTDAMEDFMKRINCYQASYQPLDPDDYDRELSLIKVIDVGRRFLVNRVQDHIQSRIVYYLMNIHVQPRTIYLCRHGESEFNLKGRIGGDSGLSNRGKKFAVALNKFVEEQNLKDLKIWTSQLKRTIQTAEALQLPYEQWKALNEIDAGVCEEMTYEEIREQHPEEFALRDQDKYYYRYPSGESYQDLVQRLEPVIMELERQENVLVICHQAVMRCLLAYFLDKSADEMPYLKCPLHTVLKLTPVAYGCRVESISLNIEAVNTHRDRPENMSNSQKPS comes from the exons atgcccATGGAGCTGACGCAAAGCCGCATCCAGAAGATTTGGCTTCCCAATGACAACCGCCCTGCGCTGCCCCGCCGCT CCTGTGGGCCTCAGCTTGCCAATTCCCCCACTGTGATTGTCATGGTTGGCCTCCCAGCCCGTGGCAAGACCTACATCTCCAAGAAGCTGACTCGCTACCTCAACTGGATTGGTGTCCCCACAAAAG TTTTCAACGTTGGGGAGTATCGCCGCGAGGCCGTGAAGCATTACAGCTCCTATGACTTCTTCCGTCCTGACAACGAGGAAGCCATGAAAGTCAGGAG GCAATGTGCCATGGCTGCCTTGAGGGATGTGAAGTTGTACCTGACGGAGGAGGCCGGGCAGATTGCG GTTTTTGATGCCACCAATACcacaagggagaggagagggatgaTCCTAAACTTTGCCAAAGAGAACGGATTCAAG GTGTTTTTCATTGAATCTGTCTGCAATGATCCCAACGTAGTTGCCACCAACGTTATG gAAGTCAAATTGTCCAGCCCAGATTACCGGGACTGTAATTCCACCGATGCCATGGAGGATTTCATGAAGAGGATCAATTGTTACCAAGCCAGCTACCAGCCCCTTGACCCTGATGACTATGACAG ggaaCTTTCTCTCATCAAAGTCATCGATGTTGGCCGGCGGTTCCTGGTCAACAGGGTTCAGGATCACATCCAGAGCAGGATTGTTTATTACCTGATGAACATCCACGTCCAGCCCCGCACCATTTACCTCTGTCGGCATGGCGAGAGCGAGTTCAACCTCAAGGGGAGGATTGGAGGAGACTCTGGCCTCTCCAACAGGGGCAAGAAg TTTGCAGTGGCACTGAACAAATTTGTGGAAGAGCAAAACCTGAAGGACCTCAAAATTTGGACCAGCCAGCTAAAGAGGACAATCCAAACAGCAGAAGCTCTCCAGCTGCCCTATGAGCAGTGGAAGGCACTGAATGAAATTGATGCT GGTGTGTGTGAAGAAATGACCTATGAAGAAATCAGGGAGCAACATCCAGAGGAATTTGCTCTGCGTGATCAGGATAAATATTACTACCGTTATCCTTCTGGGGAG TCCTACCAAGACCTGGTGCAGCGCCTGGAGCCAGTCATCATGGAGCTGGAGAGGCAAGAAAACGTCCTTGTCATCTGCCACCAGGCTGTCATGCGCTGTCTCCTGGCGTACTTCCTGGACAAGAGTGCAG ATGAAATGCCCTACCTGAAATGTCCCCTGCACACAGTGTTGAAGCTGACTCCGGTAGCCTATG gCTGCCGCGTCGAGTCCATCTCACTGAACATTGAAGCAGTCAACACCCACAGAGATCGGCCAGAG
- the LOC131593022 gene encoding 6-phosphofructo-2-kinase/fructose-2,6-bisphosphatase 3 isoform X5 has translation MPMELTQSRIQKIWLPNDNRPALPRRSCGPQLANSPTVIVMVGLPARGKTYISKKLTRYLNWIGVPTKVFNVGEYRREAVKHYSSYDFFRPDNEEAMKVRRQCAMAALRDVKLYLTEEAGQIAVFDATNTTRERRGMILNFAKENGFKVFFIESVCNDPNVVATNVMEVKLSSPDYRDCNSTDAMEDFMKRINCYQASYQPLDPDDYDRELSLIKVIDVGRRFLVNRVQDHIQSRIVYYLMNIHVQPRTIYLCRHGESEFNLKGRIGGDSGLSNRGKKFAVALNKFVEEQNLKDLKIWTSQLKRTIQTAEALQLPYEQWKALNEIDAGVCEEMTYEEIREQHPEEFALRDQDKYYYRYPSGESYQDLVQRLEPVIMELERQENVLVICHQAVMRCLLAYFLDKSADEMPYLKCPLHTVLKLTPVAYGCRVESISLNIEAVNTHRDRPEEAKKGPNPLMRRNSVTPLASPEPTKKPRINSFEEHVAVSSALPGCVPQEVPTQMPGQPLLGKACLRPVCHFLKVFSLLIFPR, from the exons atgcccATGGAGCTGACGCAAAGCCGCATCCAGAAGATTTGGCTTCCCAATGACAACCGCCCTGCGCTGCCCCGCCGCT CCTGTGGGCCTCAGCTTGCCAATTCCCCCACTGTGATTGTCATGGTTGGCCTCCCAGCCCGTGGCAAGACCTACATCTCCAAGAAGCTGACTCGCTACCTCAACTGGATTGGTGTCCCCACAAAAG TTTTCAACGTTGGGGAGTATCGCCGCGAGGCCGTGAAGCATTACAGCTCCTATGACTTCTTCCGTCCTGACAACGAGGAAGCCATGAAAGTCAGGAG GCAATGTGCCATGGCTGCCTTGAGGGATGTGAAGTTGTACCTGACGGAGGAGGCCGGGCAGATTGCG GTTTTTGATGCCACCAATACcacaagggagaggagagggatgaTCCTAAACTTTGCCAAAGAGAACGGATTCAAG GTGTTTTTCATTGAATCTGTCTGCAATGATCCCAACGTAGTTGCCACCAACGTTATG gAAGTCAAATTGTCCAGCCCAGATTACCGGGACTGTAATTCCACCGATGCCATGGAGGATTTCATGAAGAGGATCAATTGTTACCAAGCCAGCTACCAGCCCCTTGACCCTGATGACTATGACAG ggaaCTTTCTCTCATCAAAGTCATCGATGTTGGCCGGCGGTTCCTGGTCAACAGGGTTCAGGATCACATCCAGAGCAGGATTGTTTATTACCTGATGAACATCCACGTCCAGCCCCGCACCATTTACCTCTGTCGGCATGGCGAGAGCGAGTTCAACCTCAAGGGGAGGATTGGAGGAGACTCTGGCCTCTCCAACAGGGGCAAGAAg TTTGCAGTGGCACTGAACAAATTTGTGGAAGAGCAAAACCTGAAGGACCTCAAAATTTGGACCAGCCAGCTAAAGAGGACAATCCAAACAGCAGAAGCTCTCCAGCTGCCCTATGAGCAGTGGAAGGCACTGAATGAAATTGATGCT GGTGTGTGTGAAGAAATGACCTATGAAGAAATCAGGGAGCAACATCCAGAGGAATTTGCTCTGCGTGATCAGGATAAATATTACTACCGTTATCCTTCTGGGGAG TCCTACCAAGACCTGGTGCAGCGCCTGGAGCCAGTCATCATGGAGCTGGAGAGGCAAGAAAACGTCCTTGTCATCTGCCACCAGGCTGTCATGCGCTGTCTCCTGGCGTACTTCCTGGACAAGAGTGCAG ATGAAATGCCCTACCTGAAATGTCCCCTGCACACAGTGTTGAAGCTGACTCCGGTAGCCTATG gCTGCCGCGTCGAGTCCATCTCACTGAACATTGAAGCAGTCAACACCCACAGAGATCGGCCAGAG GAAGCAAAGAAGGGACCTAACCCGCTCATGAGACGTAATAGCGTTACCCCTCTAGCAAGCCCAGAGCCCACCAAAAAACCTCGCATCAACAGCTTTGAGGAGCATGTGGCTGTTTCTTCTGCCCTGCCAGGCTGTGTTCCTCAGGAAGTGCCCACGCAGATGCCGGGACAA